In Chrysoperla carnea chromosome 2, inChrCarn1.1, whole genome shotgun sequence, the following proteins share a genomic window:
- the LOC123292215 gene encoding cleavage stimulation factor subunit 1 gives MKEEEFDPKNLIKSREFLYRLIISQLFYDGHQNVAVGLSSLVQADPPCPPSDRLLHVMIAGLEHEPDRKERPPNHGIGDNTIGPGLDLEFETEPQVPAPEPALYETAYVTSHKGNCRAGCFSHDGQLIATGSVDASIKILDVERMLAKSAPEEVETGRETTGHPVIRTLYDHMEEVTALEFHPRDPILASGSRDFTVKLFDISKASVKKAYKTITDVEAIRCLAFHPAGEHILVGTSHPVLRLYDVNTSQCFVCSIPSHQHTAAINSIKYSQDAKYFATASKDGSIKLWDGVSNRCVNTFQKAHDGSEVCSVAFTKNGKYLLSSGKDSLIKLWELTTSRCLIAYTGAGTTGKQEHKAQAVFNHTEDYVLFPDEATTSLCAWNSRNASRKQLMSLGHNGPVRMIAHSPVQAAFLTCSDDFRARFWFRRTPTV, from the exons atgaaagaagaagaatttgatccaaaaaatttaattaaaagccGTGAGTTTCTTTATCGACTAATAAtaag TCAATTATTTTACGATGGTCACCAAAACGTTGCTGTTGGTTTATCATCATTGGTACAGGCTGATCCACCATGCCCACCTAGTGATAGACTACTCCATGTTATGATAGCCGGTTTGGAACATGAACCAGATCGAAAGGAAAGACCACCGAACCATGGGATTGGTGATAACACAATAGGACCAGGATtag ATTTAGAGTTTGAAACGGAACCCCAAGTTCCAGCTCCAGAACCGGCTTTATATGAAACAGCGTATGTGACATCGCATAAAGGAAATTGTCGTGCCGGATGCTTTAGTCATGATGGACAGTTGATAGCGACAGGAAGCGTAGATGCTAGCATAAAA ATTTTAGATGTTGAACGTATGTTAGCAAAATCAGCACCAGAAGAAGTGGAAACTGGAAGAGAAACAACTGGCCATCCTGTAATTCGAACATTATACGATCATATGGAAGAGGTCACGGCATTAGAATTTCATCCTCGTGATCCAATACTAGCATCTGGTTCAAGAGACTTTactgtaaaattatttgatatatcaAAAGCATCGGtgaaaaaagcatataaaacaATTACG gaTGTTGAGGCAATTCGATGTTTAGCATTCCATCCCGCCGGTGAACATATTCTTGTTGGAACATCACATCCGGTATTACGATTGTACGATGTAAATACTTCTCAGTGCTTTGTTTGTAGTATTCCATCTCATCAACATACAGCGGCCATAAATTCAATTAA ATATTCTCAAGACGCCAAATATTTTGCAACAGCCAGTAAAGATGGATCTATTAAATTATGGGATGGTGTGTCAAATCGCTGTGTAAATACATTCCAAAAGGCTCATGATGGTTCCGAGGTTTGCTCTGTCGCTTTTACTAAAAATGGCAAg taTTTGTTATCCTCGGGGAAAGATTCGTTAATAAAACTTTGGGAACTAACAACTAGTCGATGTTTAATTGCGTATACTGGTGCTGGAACTACCGGAAAACAGGAACATAAAGCACAAGCTGTATTTAATCATACGGAAGATTATGTATTGTTCCCAGACGAAGCGACAACATCATTATGTGCATGGAACTCAAGAAATGCTTCAAGGAAACAGTTAATGTCATTAGGTCATAATGGACCTGTACGTATGATTGCACATTCTCCAGTTCAAGCGGCATTTTTGACGTGTTCAGATGATTTTCGTGCACGATTTTGGTTTAGACGTACTCcgactgtataa
- the LOC123293398 gene encoding calcyclin-binding protein: MSTINDLQLDIAEIQSLLKTASRQKVKEILSIEESKLKSQLSELVKNQPQNAQSTTSSTTGATAKYYQVTLRNYAWDQTNKFVKLYVTLQNVHTLAPENIYCNFHNDRSVELHVVGLENKEYILTINKLLEPINIGESSWKVKNDMVIVSLAKKKLQNWSHITEFEKKASDAKAPKFDDMKDQDPSQALMNMMKNLYNSGDDEMKRTIEKSWLESQNKRDAIN, translated from the exons ATGAGTACTATAAATGAt ctGCAATTAGACATTGCCGAAATTcaatcattattaaaaacagcatcCAGGCAGAaagttaaagaaattttgagcATTGAAGAATCGAAATTGAAATCACAATTGAGTGAATTAGTAAAAAATCAACCACAAAATGCTCAAAGTACAACTTCATCTACAACAGGAGCTACAGcaaaatattatcaagtgaCACTTAGAAATTATG cctgggatcaaacaaataaatttgtaaaattatatgtaacatTACAAAATGTGCATACATTAGCACCCGAAAATATTTACTGCAATTTCCATAATGATCGATCAGTTGAATTACATGTGGTTGGATTAGAAAATaaggaatatattttaacaataaataaattattagagcCAATCAATATCGGTGAAAGCTCATGGAAAGTGAAAAATGATATGGTAATTGTATCATTAGCAAAGaagaaattacaaaattggtCACATATTACTGAATTTGAGAAGAAAGCTAGTGATGCTAAAGCACCTAAATTTGATGATATGAAAGATCAAGATCCATCACAAGCATTGATGAATatgatgaaaaattt GTACAATAGCGGTGATGACGAGATGAAACGAACAATTGAAAAGAGTTGGTTGGAAAGTCAAAATAAACGAGatgctataaattaa
- the LOC123291862 gene encoding clumping factor B, which produces MSEVGAVNAKNTDVDENQTDKKGRKTKSPRASVIDKAREESEAIIKSLGGDVGDTEGRRRTRSSARGTPAAPPPPAKKERKTPNPKAKGVGRGRPKKNKDPETDETDSQDESKEPKSETEAEKVEENDTKNDVTKSEDDETDKKETKSDEVSNNDEKAAETTNESKSNNNSESSPEKAETDSKVNSSENKESEAKSIENGEKEKETPPANEDEKMDTTDSSTKEVKSDDVCSIKKTECPSNDTAAPEVTATAE; this is translated from the exons ATGTCTGAAGTGGGTGCAGTGAATGCTAAAAACACAGATGTTGATGAAAATCAG ACTGATAAAAAAGGACGTAAAACAAAGAGTCCGCGTGCATCTGTTATAGACAAGGCACGCGAAGAATCAGAAGCCATAATAAAG agTCTTGGGGGAGATGTTGGAGATACAGAAGGCCGACGTAGGACTCGATCTTCAGCCCGTGGTACTCCAGCTGCTCCACCACCACCAGCTAAAAAAGAACGGAAAACGCCAAATCCAAAAGCTAAag GTGTTGGTCGTGGGCGTCCTAAGAAGAACAAAGATCCAGAAACAGACGAAACTGATTCTCAAGATGAAAGCAAAGAACCAAAATCTGAAACAGAAGCTGAGAAAGTAGaggaaaatgatacaaaaaatgatGTCACAAAATCAGAAGATGACGAAACCgacaaaaaagaaacaaaatctgATGAAGTAAGTAATAACGACGAAAAAGCAGCTGAAACAACCAATGAAAGCAAAAGCAATAATAACAGTGAAAGTAGTCCAGAAAAAGCAGAAACTGATAGTAAAGTAAATTCATCCGAAAATAAGGAATCAGAGGCGAAGAGTATCGAAAATGGTGAAAAAGAAAAGGAAACACCGCCAGCCAATGAAGATGAAAAAATGGATACCACCGATTCGTCAACAAAAGAAGTTAAATCAGATGATGTGTgcagtataaaaaaaactgagtgTCCGTCAAATGATACAGCAGCACCAGAAGTGACAGCAACAgctgaataa